Proteins found in one Pirellulales bacterium genomic segment:
- a CDS encoding elongation factor P: MIAKEIKPGQLVVYQNDPCLVKSLNVQSPSARGAATLYKFRTWNLRTKQKVDITLKGGESLDVADFARRPVKYMYADATHRHFLDQQDYNQYSLPVEDVAEEAQFLTEELEGVMALIYNDECIGVEVPQTVVLKVTQCDPGVKGNSATGRTKPATLETGLVVNVPEYLGEGELIKIDTRTAEFLSRA, from the coding sequence ATGATCGCCAAGGAAATCAAGCCAGGACAGCTCGTGGTCTACCAGAACGACCCCTGCTTGGTGAAATCGCTGAATGTGCAAAGCCCCTCGGCGCGCGGTGCGGCAACCCTCTACAAGTTCCGCACGTGGAACCTGCGGACGAAGCAAAAGGTCGATATCACGCTCAAAGGGGGCGAGTCGCTCGACGTGGCCGATTTCGCGCGGCGGCCGGTCAAGTACATGTACGCCGATGCCACGCACCGCCACTTCCTCGACCAGCAGGATTACAACCAATATTCGTTGCCGGTCGAAGACGTGGCCGAGGAAGCACAGTTTCTGACCGAAGAGCTCGAAGGCGTGATGGCGTTGATCTACAACGACGAATGCATCGGCGTCGAAGTGCCGCAGACCGTCGTCCTCAAGGTCACCCAGTGCGATCCCGGCGTCAAAGGCAATTCGGCCACGGGACGCACCAAGCCCGCAACGCTCGAAACAGGGCTCGTCGTGAACGTGCCCGAGTATCTCGGCGAGGGGGAACTCATCAAGATCGACACGCGGACCGCCGAGTTCCTGTCGCGGGCCTAG
- a CDS encoding CPXCG motif-containing cysteine-rich protein, translated as MQDEARYLCHACGEEIVVPVDLSQGASQEYVEDCPVCCRPNVIHVEVDDDGNASVWAEPE; from the coding sequence ATGCAAGACGAAGCCCGCTACCTCTGCCATGCGTGCGGCGAGGAGATTGTCGTGCCGGTCGATCTTTCGCAGGGGGCCAGCCAGGAGTATGTCGAAGACTGCCCGGTCTGCTGCCGTCCGAACGTGATTCACGTCGAGGTGGACGACGACGGCAACGCCTCCGTGTGGGCAGAGCCGGAGTAA
- a CDS encoding sulfatase: protein MRSFSWMLFALLLAATSATHAADRPNIVFILADDLGYTDLACYGSGYYETPNIDRLAADGMRFTQGYTCGPNCQPTRATLMSGQYGPRTGVYTVGSIDRFDWKSRPLRPVDNVTGLPLDKVTIAEALKKAGYATGMFGKWHLGSKPEEHPSRRGFDEAIASQGQHFAFKTDPKTPYPPGTYLADFLTFQATNFIRRHKDQPFFLYLPHFAVHGPHEAKKDEIAHFRGKPAAGGHSSPVYAAMISSLDKSVGRVRATLEELGLTDNTIVIFSSDNGGVGGYVRAGVKKAGDITDNAPLRGGKGMLYEGGIRVPYIYSWPGHIGPGTTNATPINSVDLYPTLLALAGVREPEDYTLDGTSYADLLLGKASDAAPRKPLFWHFPGYLGAGQDSWRTLPVSVVREGDWKLMEFLEDGRLELYRLNDDVSEAHDLAKDEPERVRELHQMLVAWREAIGAPMPTSNDNVQPAQTKKKRTKQD, encoded by the coding sequence ATGCGTTCGTTTTCCTGGATGCTCTTCGCCCTGCTGCTGGCTGCCACGTCCGCAACCCACGCGGCCGACCGGCCGAACATCGTCTTCATTCTCGCCGACGATCTCGGCTACACCGATCTCGCCTGCTACGGGTCGGGCTACTACGAGACGCCCAATATCGATCGCCTGGCGGCCGATGGCATGCGCTTCACCCAGGGCTACACCTGTGGACCGAATTGCCAACCGACTCGCGCCACGCTGATGAGTGGGCAGTATGGCCCGCGCACCGGCGTCTATACGGTCGGTTCGATCGATCGCTTCGACTGGAAGAGCCGCCCCTTGCGGCCGGTCGATAACGTGACCGGGCTACCGCTCGACAAGGTCACCATCGCCGAAGCGCTCAAAAAGGCTGGTTATGCCACCGGTATGTTCGGCAAGTGGCACCTGGGCAGCAAGCCCGAGGAACACCCCAGCCGGCGCGGCTTCGACGAGGCGATCGCCTCGCAAGGACAACACTTCGCGTTCAAGACCGATCCGAAGACACCCTATCCGCCCGGCACTTACCTGGCCGACTTTCTCACCTTCCAGGCGACGAATTTCATTCGCCGCCACAAGGACCAGCCCTTCTTTCTCTATCTGCCTCACTTTGCCGTACACGGCCCCCACGAAGCCAAGAAGGACGAGATCGCGCATTTCCGCGGCAAGCCAGCGGCAGGGGGACATTCTTCTCCCGTCTATGCCGCCATGATCTCGAGCCTCGACAAGAGCGTGGGGCGTGTCCGAGCGACGCTCGAAGAGTTGGGACTCACCGACAACACTATCGTCATTTTTTCGAGCGACAATGGCGGCGTCGGGGGATACGTGCGCGCTGGAGTCAAAAAGGCAGGCGACATTACCGACAACGCGCCCCTGCGCGGCGGCAAAGGCATGCTCTACGAAGGGGGCATTCGCGTGCCGTATATTTACTCCTGGCCCGGCCATATCGGCCCCGGCACCACCAACGCCACACCGATCAACAGCGTCGACCTCTACCCCACGCTGCTGGCCCTGGCTGGCGTGCGCGAGCCTGAAGACTACACCCTCGACGGCACCAGCTACGCCGACCTACTGCTCGGCAAGGCGAGCGACGCCGCGCCGCGCAAGCCACTATTCTGGCACTTTCCAGGCTACCTGGGAGCCGGCCAGGATTCGTGGCGCACGCTGCCCGTGAGCGTCGTGCGCGAGGGCGACTGGAAGCTGATGGAATTTCTCGAAGATGGCCGGCTCGAGCTCTATCGCCTGAACGATGATGTGAGCGAAGCGCACGATCTCGCGAAAGATGAGCCCGAGCGTGTCCGTGAACTGCACCAGATGCTCGTGGCCTGGCGCGAAGCGATCGGCGCCCCGATGCCGACCTCGAACGACAATGTGCAACCGGCACAGACGAAGAAGAAGCGCACGAAGCAAGACTAG
- a CDS encoding DUF2585 family protein, protein MRRRRFLTLNILMLVSPSKAIKQWQTSSH, encoded by the coding sequence ATGCGACGCCGACGCTTCCTAACGCTCAACATCCTCATGCTCGTCAGCCCCAGCAAGGCCATCAAGCAGTGGCAAACGTCGAGCCACTGA
- a CDS encoding amidophosphoribosyltransferase translates to MSDLKHECGVAALYHLPGREVSPLVPGGDVNQTSRLMPRMLLDIQNRGQLSAGMTSFNPERNQLIDTYKELGSVSEVFRLSHRGKHENLMKEYSGRAAIGHVRYATCGAEDRSYAQPFERHHLQKHKWFSFAFNGQLANYMELRESLLADNDNHLARENDTEIIMHEISRELSGDRRPTLVEVWRSVAQKFDGAYSLVLLNSLGDMLVVRDPLGIKPLCYALEGPLFAAASESVALLNLGFSPENIKSLLPGQAISITEGRFEIERFASQTGRAHCFFEWIYFANVASTLDNRSVYLSRTALGEEMARLETLPIDEDTIVVPVPDTSKAAADAMAYKLGVPSREGLIRNRYAGRTFIEGGASRRNKAETKYTPLREVLEGKKVILVEDSIVRSTTMKVLLSRIRELGHAREIHVRVACPPIVAPCFYGIDMSTINELFAPKFLREGTMSPAIEEEMATALGADSLRYLPVESIARAIGYDSDQLCQACITGEYPTACGQELYQVALGNARRNVQQRTYELKRTTCDADAS, encoded by the coding sequence ATGAGCGATCTGAAGCACGAATGCGGCGTCGCGGCACTCTATCACCTGCCGGGGCGCGAGGTCAGCCCACTCGTGCCCGGCGGCGATGTCAATCAAACCTCGCGGCTCATGCCGCGGATGTTGCTCGATATTCAGAATCGCGGCCAGCTCTCGGCCGGGATGACCAGCTTCAATCCCGAACGCAATCAGCTCATCGATACCTACAAAGAGCTGGGCAGCGTCAGCGAGGTCTTTCGGCTCAGCCACCGCGGCAAGCACGAAAACCTGATGAAAGAATACTCGGGCCGCGCGGCCATCGGCCACGTGCGCTACGCCACCTGCGGCGCCGAAGACCGCAGCTACGCGCAACCCTTCGAACGGCACCACCTGCAGAAGCACAAGTGGTTCAGCTTTGCCTTCAATGGCCAGTTGGCCAACTACATGGAGCTGCGTGAAAGCCTGCTGGCCGACAACGATAACCATCTCGCCCGCGAGAACGACACCGAAATCATCATGCACGAGATCAGCCGCGAACTGTCGGGAGACAGGCGGCCAACGCTGGTCGAAGTCTGGCGCAGCGTCGCGCAGAAATTCGACGGCGCCTACTCGCTCGTGCTGTTGAACTCGCTGGGCGATATGCTCGTCGTGCGCGATCCGCTCGGCATCAAGCCCTTGTGCTATGCCCTGGAAGGCCCGCTCTTTGCCGCGGCCAGCGAAAGCGTCGCGCTTTTGAACCTGGGCTTCTCCCCCGAGAACATCAAGTCGCTGCTGCCGGGGCAGGCCATTTCGATCACCGAGGGGCGTTTCGAAATCGAGCGTTTCGCGTCCCAGACGGGCCGGGCGCACTGTTTCTTCGAATGGATCTACTTTGCCAACGTGGCCAGCACGCTCGACAATCGTAGCGTCTACCTTTCGCGCACGGCGCTCGGCGAGGAGATGGCTCGGCTCGAGACGTTGCCCATCGACGAAGATACGATCGTCGTGCCGGTCCCCGACACGAGCAAGGCCGCCGCGGACGCCATGGCCTACAAGCTGGGAGTCCCCTCTCGCGAAGGTCTGATTCGCAACCGCTACGCGGGCCGCACCTTCATCGAGGGGGGGGCCAGCCGCCGCAACAAGGCCGAAACCAAGTACACGCCCCTCCGCGAAGTGCTCGAAGGCAAGAAGGTGATTCTGGTCGAGGATTCGATCGTCCGCTCGACGACGATGAAGGTGCTCCTCTCGCGCATCCGCGAGTTGGGGCACGCTCGCGAGATCCACGTCCGTGTGGCCTGCCCGCCGATCGTGGCCCCCTGCTTCTACGGCATCGACATGTCGACGATCAACGAGCTCTTTGCGCCGAAGTTCCTGCGCGAAGGGACGATGTCGCCGGCTATCGAGGAAGAGATGGCGACCGCCCTGGGGGCCGACTCACTCCGCTATCTGCCCGTCGAGTCGATCGCGCGCGCCATCGGCTACGACAGCGATCAACTCTGCCAAGCCTGCATCACGGGCGAGTATCCCACGGCGTGCGGACAGGAACTTTACCAGGTGGCCTTGGGGAATGCGCGTCGCAATGTGCAACAGCGAACCTACGAATTGAAGCGAACCACATGCGACGCCGACGCTTCCTAA